The Gossypium arboreum isolate Shixiya-1 chromosome 2, ASM2569848v2, whole genome shotgun sequence region ATGCATCATGTTTCAATCGATGTGATCGAAATTGGTCGGAACGAGCCGGTATGAAAAAATGTGTTACTTATTTCGCTTTAGCACTGGAACGATATGCATTGACCGATATGATTAGAATTGGTGTGGAATCGACTACTATGATTTGAACCCACACCAATGAGCACAACATGAATAATGTTAAATATTCTTGTTCAACGAGTTTTTGAGGTATGttaagaaatatttttattttgaaatttttagaattaaacagaaattgataaaatttatgAACATTGAGAGCTatctaattttatttgattttttagaattataattaaaatgagaaattttataaatattaaaaactaaattaataaaataagtaaacactgaaggactaaatttattattagaccAATAAAAAGTCACTTACATAAATTTATTCAATGGATTTAATTTCGAAAGATTGAGGGATGAAATTAAAAAAGTTAATAGTTagagagatgaaaataaaataaaaatggtggATTTTATTCATTGACCCAACCAGAAAATCAAATGGAAAGCGAAAATTATTGTAGGAAAAGGCGTTTTTTCTTCGTAGACCAAACTTCACATGAAAATTTCAATCTCGACCGTTAATTTTATTCCAAAGtgatcttattttattatttaatcagTTCAGACGGTTAaatctatctttttttttttttaattcaagaaGATAACATTGAATCGCGTTAATGGGACAGTAAACATCCATGAATGGTCCAAAGTAAACGTTTactgagaaaaaaaaaacatttttcaaaAGTAAAGcttgtttctttttgttttgaAACTTGCGAAATCTTCATCaaaatttctttaattttctGGGTGTTTTTAAGGTAATTCAAGAGATGGGTTCATATTGTTTTAATCTTTTTGATTGATTTTTGATAGCCTTGATTTTGAagtaaagaaagaagaagaagaagaagaagacttaTGGGGTGGCTTCCTTGTTCTGGGAAATCAAATACTAAAGCTAATAaatccaagaaaaagaaaaaaatggaagaGATGGCACTTGATCGGCTCAAACCCACTTCAggtaaagctttttttttttaaaatgtaaaaatcaataaaaattgaccctttcttttgatttttataatagctatttttcctctttttatgtgctatttgttatttttctatcTGGGTTTTATGCAAGTTGATTAGTTCTTGTGTAGTTGTTGATTTCTTTTGGTGAATTTGGATCAAAATATTGAATTATTAGAAggagaaaatggaaaaaaaaatagaCTTGATTGGTTGATCAattgtttattaatttttaattagctTAAAGGGGTAGCTTTCTTTGCAGCATGTTGGTATATATGTTAGATAATAAATGGAACTAGTGCTGTTTTACAAGCTTGCTTGCTTCTGGATTTTACTTGCAAATTTGGGTTTGccctaattttatatatattttaatttaacatattaaaaTATCTAGCGGATCTtcccttttttttattataaaattcccCTTAATTTTGTCTGTTAAATTGAAGTGATTGATCAAAGTAGCAAAATCCTTGCTCAGTATCTTTGTTTTTCTTCTAAATTACTCATGTTCGATACTTGCATCCAATGCATGTTCGAGCATGAGAATCGAGACAAGTTAAGCATACTCGTATTGGATATATACTCATACATCGAGAGGTTGAGTGGCATAGCTCAAGTTGGATTTTGGATACACCTCATGTATATTATGCATACGATTTGGAATATAAAAGCAAGGTGTATGGTAGATTTTGAGAGGTGAAGTTGTGGTATATGAGGATGGATTAGTCTTAAAACCTTTGGCAAAATCAAGCTTAGCCCGTTGTTGATGTTTGAAAATTTCATTTCTTGTATGCTCTTTGGCATACATGTATTTGGATTTTTGCCAACATTTTCATCATCCTTTATTCTTTCAGAAAAATCGAAAACAGATTCATCGTCAAGTGGGGAGACGTCAAACAGAGGAGGAAGTGAACATATTGCTGCACAGACTTTTCCGTTTCGTGAATTGGCAATGGCAACTAAGAATTTTAGTTCAGAGTGCCTTTTGGGAGAAGGAGGTTTTGGTCGAGTGTACAAAGGGCGTTTGGAGAGCAGAAATCAGGTTAATTGGCAAATGATGGAAAAAAAATTGTATAAGTCTCTATACTATATAGCACAGAGTGCATTTTGGTCCCTGTATGTAAGAGAAACGAGCAACATGGTCTTTTTTGTAACCTTTGAAAAGAAAACTATTGATTTCACGAAATGGACTTAGTTAAATGATGTAGcattaatttaaaatatgaaatatggcaTGGAATTTTCATGTAACTTCGCATGGTCACTCAATCCATTGTAGCTTAACTCGAACCACTGAATTTAACTTTTGGTTAAGCTACAATAGATCAGGTGAATATGCTCCGTCACTTAAAAATGTTGCATCACGTAATTAAGTTCTTCTCATAAAATGAACAATCCCCCCCCCCTCCTCCTTCAACTGCtacaaaaatgaccattttgctctAGGGATCTTTGTGCTCATTTTTACAGTAGACGGGTCAAAATGCACTCTCTGCTATAGTAGGAGGAGTAGTATAGCAATTTTTCTGCAAATtaaatgcatgcatgcatgctttTTCATATGAAGTTGGAAAAGTCGAAATTGAATGTTGGTTTTTTATGATCATTGTAGATTGTTGCTATAAAGCAACTTGATAGAAATGGGTTGCAAGGAAACAGGGAATTCCTTGTTGAGGTTCTAATGCTAAGCCTTCTTCATCATCCAAACCTTGTTAATCTCACTGGATACTGTGCTGATGGAGATCAAAGGCTTCTGGTTTATGAATATATGCCTTTAGGTTCTCTTGAAGACCATTTACATGGTATGTATAAATATTAAATCAATTCCTTTTTGTTATTTATTACTGTATAAGTATGTTTTTGTTTCACTAACAAGAGGACCTGACCAACCAGTTGAACCGAGAATTGGTAGTCCATCTAGTTTAGCATATACCATCCAATCAGGATTCCTTCAAACCGTCTAAGAACCAATTGAACCAGAAAAGTCGGTAAAACCCGAAAGTAATTGGGAAAACTTCAAAAATTGGTTCTAAActtgtttttaaattttcttttatgagaaattattgtATGTGATGAGGCCTTGGCTCAATTGGCAAAGGCGGAGGCCTGGGGTCTTGAGTACCTAAGTTTGAGGCCCCCGTGCACAATGCTTAGATCTCTAAGTTTTTATGATGTGTGGTTGCCTTGTTTGGATTTTAGTCCAATTAGTCTACTTGTTGGCTATAGTTTGGATTGTACTAGTTCTTATTATGGTTGTGCTGTAATGGTTTAATTCTACTTTGTGATTTCTTGGACAGTCTGTATTTTACTAGTTTGATACTTGTGGTTCCTTGGACATGTATTTGAAagtaaaagaaatggaaaaaaccATAAAACCGGTTGAATTGGTCTAACCAGAGGGCACACTGGTTTGACTTCTGGTCTGGTTTTTAAAGCATATTCTGATAttgatttttgttgtttatttGCAGACATTTCACCTAGTAAGAAAAGACTTGATTGGAGTACAAGAATGAAAATAGCTGCTGGGGCTGCAAAGGGATTGGAGTATTTGCATGATAAAGCAAGTCCCCCAGTTATATACAGAGATTTGAAATGCTCCAACATTTTACTTGGAGAAGGGTATTTTCCCAAGCTATCTGATTTTGGCTTGGCCAAGCTTGGACCTGTTGGAGATAACACCCATGTATCTACAAGGGTTATGGGAACTTATGGATATTGTGCCCCGGAGTATGCAATGACTGGTCAGTTAACTGTGAAATCCGATGTTTATAGCTTTGGAGTTGTTCTTCTAGAAATCATAACCGGGAGGAAAGCCATTGATAATTCTAAAGCTGCTGGGGAACAGAATCTAGTTGCATGGGTAAGAAATATGCATGTGTGTGCATGCatgtgtgtgtgtgagagagagagagagtacgTGTGTACGAGACTAGaatttgaaatgatttgaatCTGTAATGATCCAACTTGAAGAACCAGTCTCAAAACCCGAATGACTTGACCCAAAGCAATCCAAACCTGAAATTGGCCTGAAATGAATTAACAAGTGTAATGCATATAGACACCTTTGGCTTAAACGTCCAGATTTTTTATAGTTAGTCTTCAACATGGTTTACTTAGCTATTTCACAAGCAAGTTAAAAAAAAGTAGAGATTTTCTGTCTGTTTGCAAGGGGTTCCCTTATATTTTCAATCTTGATCTTTTATTGCAGGCAAGGCCATTATTCAAAGACAGAAAAATGTTCTCTCAAATGGCTGATCCAATGCTTCAAGGTCAATATCCTCCAAGGGGTTTATTCCAAGCACTTGCAGTGGCAGCAATGTGTGTTCAAGAGCAACCAAATATGAGACCTCTCATTGCTGATGTAGTCACAGCTTTGACTTACCTTGCTTCTCAAAAATTCAAACCAGATACACAGCCAATACAAGGTTCTCGCTTGATGCCTGGTACTCCACCTCGGACAAAGAGAGACAGAGATAAGAAGCTTAATGGTGGCAACAGTTCCGAAAGGGATCGGACAAGGAGGTTAAGTTGATACCGGCTGAGGTTCATCATCACCATCTGGGTCTTCTTTGGATCTTCCAACTGTTGATAGATGCTGGTATGTTATTAAATTGTGTTTGATAGATGCTGGTATGTTATTAAATTGTGTCATCTTTTAATGTACATGAAATCACAAGGCCTGCAAAACGCATGCCATATTATCAAATTTTGCTTAATTATTATGAAGCAAAAGGCACAATTATATAAAGCTATTGTAGCTTCTGTTTTTCTATGCACATGAACCTTTTTTTATCTTATTCAAAATATAATGTGAGCCTTCATACCAGGCAGCTATAGTAAATGCATGAAACCTCCATAAAATGATGGTATTGCCTCATGGAATTCAACATTTGTGGATAACTAAAACAAAATTCTTTGATTACTGAACAATGTATAATATACTGCTTCACATATGATTATATTCAAATCAACCTAGTTCTACAAGTCTACTAGGGTTCAAAATTAACACTTTTTATACAAATAGAACCCTCTTAAGTCTTATCATTAGTTGCCAGTATATTTGAAACTACAAAAAAGAAGCACAAAAATTAAAGGATAACAATGGCACTAGGACTATTCCTAACTAGAGCTCTTCTCTCCGTCTTCGGTGTTAGTTTCTTCCTCCGTTGCACTTTGGTTGGATTTACCATCTGTAGGCTCCTCAACATTATGTATTCCCTGCCATATCAAATTCAAGTTGACTAAACTAATGTATAATGGAAGAACAATTCTAACATCATTGTTATGTAGATATTTACCTTGATTTTGTCCCGCAAGCCAAGTCCAAATGACAATATCCCTCCTCCCTTTCGTCCAGAATTGGCTCGTTGAGTCCTACAAAAGTAAGACATGACTATATACTGTGGAATAATATCTATTAATCAAAGATCTAAATGCCTCTGAATACTAGAATGGATCATACCCTTGCATATTAGAGTGTGTATAAAAGCAGTTTCAAAATGTTCACTAGGTGGAATTGTATGCAAAGAAACCTTTATTTTTTAGGGGCATCTTAAGAGATTGAAAAACATCTAAAGTTTTCTTAAATAGCTGGATCAAAGTAAATATGCTCTTTGCATTTTACGTTGCTTCATGGTTTTCTTCATCAACATCAAGCTAATTGAAAAGTTCATCAAAACATTTTGAATACAAGGAAATTATAAAAATGGAGATATGAGTTGGGATATTTAGAATTGTCTGTTTCTTATGTAAACCAGTGAATGTTAGAAGAGAAAGATGCTTAAAATATTTCTCACTGTGAAGTTTGTGGTTTAACTTGGCCAGATTCATATTGCAAGGTAGCCTCCAACATTGATTCTGCCATAACCACCCTCTTCTGCATTTCAGCATTAGAAGCCAAAGCCTTCTCGTACTTTTCCTGCaaataaatcttttttttttttaagaattttaatataatcacAAAAGAAGGGAAAACAACTCTGCTCATGGGACCTTGAATTTAATCAGAGTAGGCACCTTAAAATGAACTGTATGGTAGATGAATCATAAGAATAAAACAAACCTTAATTCTTATGGTGAAAGACTTAAAGAAGTTCAGAGAAACACAGCATACCAAGTAACTTAAATTTGCCTAACAGTAACTTAAATTTTTCAATAGGAGTCACATCAcaagaatatatatatgtgtgtatatatttaGCATGAAACTCAAACTGAAAAACAGAATGAGTAGATTTCTTCTTGGTGTATATACTCATCTTTAAACTTCTCTTTTAATCTTACATGAAGAATGGTATGAAATCTGTAGTTTAACATTATCCATGATAACTAGGACATCAAGAAAAGAAGAGAGAACCTGAAGCTCAGCATTTGCTTCTCTCAAGGCAGCTGCTTCTTTCTCTGCTTTTTTGCGAGCTTCTTCGACAATCCTTTGCTCCCGCTCCAGCTGCTCTAAAACCTGTAGCACAGAGAATCTATAAATCACTAGAGGACTTGTAAGAGAATAATAATTTAGCAATAGTTCCAGAAAAAATGCATTCAAGAAGAGGCAAGGTATACCTTAAGCATTGCAGCTTCTTGCTCTCTCTTAAAAGCAAGAGCTTGGTGTTGATCAGCCACCTCTTGCTCTAACTGTTCAATCTGCAGCATTATCAACAAACCTCAAATCCTGCAAGCAACTTCAGTAACCCAAAGCTCACAGAACAGTGGAAGTATTTCATTGAATCAATTATATGCTTGGCTGGTTTAGCATATTCATATAAAAAGTTTTACATATACCTTTTGATTCAGTTCTTGTCGATTATCTTCTTTGGTCAACTCCATAAGTGCTATCTCAAGCTCATCAGCTCTGGAAAAGAACAGGACCCACAGTTACACGTAAATGATAAGTTATAGAGGTTCGCAGAAATATCAGAAACAATTCATGGCAAGAAAACATGAACATTGTAATAAGGGATCCATTCCTAATTTTGAAGTACAATGCTAATTATAATTCCATCAGATGCACTTTTGTCCAGGGCTATCTTGAGTAAAGCAACTACCCTGAAATGATGACATAATTGCCAGATATGATGCTTTGTTCATATCTACGAGGACTAAAAAGCAATGTAGCAGATAAAAAGGCTGAAATACATGGTTCTCTAAAAGGAGAAAGCTGAGCTACTAGATGCTTTCATCCATGCACCTTAACGAAAAAGTGCACAATCAATGTGTTGGCTGGTCAGTAAATCGCATAACTGAAACTGCACTGCTTGACTTAGAATCAGTTACCATATTACCATCATCGAGAATACAACATGGCGATTTGATACAGAATGTTTGAGAAAAAAATCAGAAAACACAGTAAAATATACTAACCGGAGTATAGCAGCTCTTTTTTCCTCGAGCAACCTACACAACTCAACCTTCATCCTATCAACCTGCTCATAAACTGTTAATGATTGAAATTTCAAAGAAGTTGCACAGTGATGATTCATATCCATCCAATTAATTACAAGTGAAACACTGTTAGAAAGCCAAGAATAAGCTCTGTGAGTAATATTATTACAGCTTAATCAGGGTTACTAGGTTAGAAATGCATTACTTAGGAGATTGGTTATAATAGCAGAATACTATCAAGCCTTTTCATGCATTGTAGTTAAAGGTCTTTCGGTCAGTGTTCATATACAGCAATATCTAACAGCATTGATGTTTTGTGATTTGCCCAAATGTCGAGAAAGAGCTAAAATCAACTTCTTCCCAGGTCAAGCAAAAATAAGTTAAAGCCATACTAATTCTTTGAATTTGATATGTAGTTCTCCATATTCACATCAATGAAGGTGGGCAAGTCGGACTAGAATTTTGTTGAAGTTGCTAAGATAAAAGAAAAGTAACCAAACATCAAGTGCTCATGGAGCTTACTAAATCCATACATTAATCATAAACAATCAGTGGTATGTAGCAATGAAGGATAAAATATCATTGGTGAATAGTTCCTAAAATATTAGAAATGCAGCATAAAAGGTGCTAAGAAGACGAACAAAGAAAAGTACCTGATCCCGAAGAGATGGGAGGGAACCAACTTCTAAATCTGCATTTAGGCTACAGAGCAGTTTATCCAGATCAGAGGAACGGGGCTCCAACTTACAAACGTTTCCGTCATCTTCAGCAGGATTTGTTTCCTCTTGTCCACGATTTTGCTTAAAACTATACAGCTTAGTAGCAATTCCTTTTGAATTTTTGGAAACTTGAGCTCCTTGTGCTCTTTCCTTGACAATCATTAGCACAGTTGGCCTATGCTTTTCTCTCAACTTCTGTAATTTGCCTTCAGTAACAGCTAGAAACCCCATGCAGGCAGTCAAAACAAGTTGGCTGCTGTCAAATGTTGAGCCAGCAAGGGATTGCAGCATAGTGATGACATCCCCAGCATCCTTAGTTGTAACTAAGGCAGGAACTGCAGTAAACTTCATGTAACTAGACTGCTTTTGAATTCATCATCCACATTTAATGCTGcacatattttataaatatgaaaTCTGAATACCATGTAGCTCCATTAAAGCAAGGGCCGTTCGAAACAGCATAACGCGATTTCCTTCAAATAGAATCACATCCCAAATGCGAAGAACTGGAAACCAAGAAATCCATCACTAGGTAAACATAATTTCTACTAAATGCAAAGTGCTCAGAACTAAGCATCTTGACTGAAATAATTGGAAAATAAATTTAACTTCCAGCACTGAAATTTATATCTTACCGCTTTCCCAAGGAAGCATATTAACAAAAATGGAGATAAACCACGGTGTAGAAATCCATGCCACCTGCACTCCCAAGTAATCTAGATGATTGACTGCAGCATTAGCATACATTAAATAGAATATCACACATTTGCTTCATGTTATGCATGGGAAGATAATAGATAGGGAAAATTTGAGATGCAAACCAACCCAATTTGGGAAATCTTTCACGCATCAACTCTTCAAATACTAGTTGATCAACCTAAGAAATAGAAATATATAGAGTTAAAAGACACTATGATACTGCAAGATGGCAAAATCGCTTAAGAAATACTGTAGTATCACTGTATCAGCATGTCAACATGCAGATACACGTTAAACTTGTAACAAACTGGAGAATTTGATAAGGAACATGGAATATCATAAAAGAAtgtaacaaaatttaaaacctgGGATTCTATCATTTCCTCCGTGTAATACCCATCAAAGTAGTCATCAATAATTCCCACCAAGGTCCTGAGAATACAtcgaaaggaatcaacctttaaAGCGGACCTAGCTATTCTTGAATAATAAGTATGGATGTGTCCATATATGCCTTTGTACAATTTGCAGAAGAGAATAAGATAGCAAAAATCATTTTATAGAAATCAACCTTGTGTGAAAAGTTACCTGAACCTACCAAAAGGCATTTTCCTCTGGCATAAGAAGAAGCAATAATCCAGCAAAGAAATTCATTGCCTGCATGTGCTCGATGTCAAATAAAAGACAAGAATAAGTACAAGGGTAActaattactaaaataattaatgcggtACAAAGGATGGTCATTAAGATCTATTTAGAACATCAGAGATGTTCTTCCGGTAGCAAATATATCAATCAATAGAACAATAACCTCCTTGTGCTGAGCATATACAGCAATGGAATTGCTGAAATGAAGGTAACAATAAGAAATTGGACAAATTTTTAAATTCTAACTAAATTTTCTTAGATTCTAAAGGACATAAGAGTGCAAATGAAGTATGAGTGGGTGAGAGAGATGTGATGTGATGTAGAAGGGGCAGTCATGAAAAGTATATATAGGTTTCTATTGATATAGATGAAGAAAGTTTCCATAATATAGAGCAAGTTTAAAAGAGAGAAACCAATTAAAGGTAATACTAAAACATTAGTATTGGTAGGGTGTTGTGTGTAGAACTCTTAATTCCAATGACCAGGGTTCAAATTCAATCCCTGGGAGCCTCAActacccccccccaaaaaaaaaaaaaaaacacttttaatTCATCATTTCAATTACCTGGCAATATCCAACAGAAGGATTATGTCGAGCATATGCTAAAAGTAAACGCCTCAAGGTATCCCTACCTCGATCATTCAGAGCTGGATGACCTGGAAAAGTCCGGGGTAAATCCTGAAAAATAAACAGACAAGTTAGCCTAGGGAGAAATGTGAAAACATTTTAAAGAAAAAGATGTAGCACCTACAAATTGAAAAGATTGAACAATAAAGTCCAGGGCGCATGCATCTAATGACCTTCTCAATCTGCTTTCTCCATTTTCTAAACACACCAGGTGAGTTACTATGCTGATCATCATCATCATTGTTTTCTTGAGCCAGCAAATCATTGTAATATCTCTTCACTCGCCGTGCCTTAACACCTACAAAAGCTTGCCATACCTGCAATGATCA contains the following coding sequences:
- the LOC108466940 gene encoding uncharacterized protein LOC108466940, producing the protein MLLSLLSRRSLEADSRDAYGFAVRPQNIQTYREYLDIYKQEEEERIEKWKIFLKRNAEAIDPCLSEEEDGETLRLQEENKQTLPAEAHEVNEDASIEASEETASKKQYEVTLQTEATQLNKDAASEECKVTLQGEVTEVKDEVDSSEINKDTSETEATELKEEADTAGLSESDTGRPNSHSMVNAREKEMKLIEETKTRKVNRWAKTRPALRAIENLMSLRFKRKNMKNRNMNASECHLPSGKKARSSERESEVEFEEKVCVNEISATEGSNANNEAYDESFFPWKEELQSLVHGGVPKDLRGEVWQAFVGVKARRVKRYYNDLLAQENNDDDDQHSNSPGVFRKWRKQIEKDLPRTFPGHPALNDRGRDTLRRLLLAYARHNPSVGYCQAMNFFAGLLLLLMPEENAFWTLVGIIDDYFDGYYTEEMIESQVDQLVFEELMRERFPKLVNHLDYLGVQVAWISTPWFISIFVNMLPWESVLRIWDVILFEGNRVMLFRTALALMELHVPALVTTKDAGDVITMLQSLAGSTFDSSQLVLTACMGFLAVTEGKLQKLREKHRPTVLMIVKERAQGAQVSKNSKGIATKLYSFKQNRGQEETNPAEDDGNVCKLEPRSSDLDKLLCSLNADLEVGSLPSLRDQVDRMKVELCRLLEEKRAAILRADELEIALMELTKEDNRQELNQKIEQLEQEVADQHQALAFKREQEAAMLKVLEQLEREQRIVEEARKKAEKEAAALREANAELQEKYEKALASNAEMQKRVVMAESMLEATLQYESGQVKPQTSQTQRANSGRKGGGILSFGLGLRDKIKGIHNVEEPTDGKSNQSATEEETNTEDGEKSSS
- the LOC108466941 gene encoding probable serine/threonine-protein kinase PBL7; the protein is MGWLPCSGKSNTKANKSKKKKKMEEMALDRLKPTSEKSKTDSSSSGETSNRGGSEHIAAQTFPFRELAMATKNFSSECLLGEGGFGRVYKGRLESRNQIVAIKQLDRNGLQGNREFLVEVLMLSLLHHPNLVNLTGYCADGDQRLLVYEYMPLGSLEDHLHDISPSKKRLDWSTRMKIAAGAAKGLEYLHDKASPPVIYRDLKCSNILLGEGYFPKLSDFGLAKLGPVGDNTHVSTRVMGTYGYCAPEYAMTGQLTVKSDVYSFGVVLLEIITGRKAIDNSKAAGEQNLVAWARPLFKDRKMFSQMADPMLQGQYPPRGLFQALAVAAMCVQEQPNMRPLIADVVTALTYLASQKFKPDTQPIQGSRLMPGTPPRTKRDRDKKLNGGNSSERDRTRRLS